A region of Thermococcus barossii DNA encodes the following proteins:
- a CDS encoding nitroreductase family protein codes for MKLDDAIFGRASVRYFEEEDVPDEHVRALIEAAVRAPTASGLENWKFVVFRSKDAREKLYSLIAEGMIRYYRAVNLAEEKIEKLRKRMYERGMYRAPVYVAVFIDRRVRFLPGEDFDELEFIWSVESAAMAIQNLMLKAVELGLGTVYIGVTNFPGIEEEVRELAGLDENHYLVGIIPVGYPRMEVKPRRRRKALDDVLVFI; via the coding sequence GTGAAGCTTGATGATGCGATATTCGGAAGGGCTTCCGTGCGGTACTTTGAGGAGGAGGACGTTCCCGATGAGCATGTGAGGGCACTTATCGAGGCTGCTGTGAGGGCACCAACCGCAAGCGGCCTTGAAAACTGGAAGTTCGTGGTTTTCCGGAGCAAAGACGCGAGGGAGAAGCTGTACAGCCTCATAGCCGAGGGCATGATAAGGTACTACCGCGCGGTGAACCTGGCGGAGGAGAAGATAGAGAAGCTCAGAAAGCGAATGTACGAGCGGGGGATGTACCGTGCGCCGGTCTACGTGGCGGTCTTCATCGACAGGCGCGTTCGGTTCCTCCCGGGGGAGGACTTCGATGAGCTTGAATTCATCTGGAGCGTTGAGAGCGCCGCGATGGCCATCCAGAACCTCATGCTCAAGGCGGTTGAGCTGGGCCTCGGAACGGTCTACATCGGCGTTACGAATTTTCCGGGGATAGAGGAGGAAGTTCGCGAGCTGGCGGGCCTCGATGAAAACCACTACCTCGTTGGCATCATTCCGGTGGGCTACCCCAGGATGGAAGTCAAACCGAGAAGAAGGAGAAAGGCCCTCGACGATGTGCTGGTCTTCATCTAA
- a CDS encoding maleate cis-trans isomerase family protein has product MYGWRGRLGLIVPSSNTTMEMELHGALPDGVSLHTARVPLKNVTEEELVKMNTLAVEAARLLSDAGVEMILYGCTSGSFIGGKDYEKELESKIEEEVNVPVVSTSTAVVEALRILDARDILVITPYTDEINQREREFLEANEFSVLDIRGLGIEDNTQIGKLEPHEAYRLAKASFMDEADAVFISCTNLRTFEIIEPLEEDLGIPVVTSNQASLWLALREMDIMERIPWLGRLFTEF; this is encoded by the coding sequence ATGTACGGATGGAGAGGCAGGCTCGGGCTTATTGTACCCTCATCAAACACCACAATGGAGATGGAGCTTCACGGCGCCCTTCCCGATGGGGTTTCGCTCCACACCGCGAGGGTTCCGCTGAAGAACGTCACCGAGGAAGAGCTCGTCAAAATGAACACCCTCGCCGTCGAGGCGGCAAGACTTCTGAGCGACGCCGGTGTGGAGATGATTCTGTACGGATGCACCAGCGGCTCGTTCATTGGCGGGAAAGACTACGAGAAGGAGCTTGAGTCAAAGATAGAGGAGGAGGTAAACGTTCCGGTGGTCAGCACCAGCACCGCCGTTGTCGAGGCCCTCAGGATACTCGATGCGAGGGACATACTCGTGATAACCCCCTACACCGACGAGATAAACCAGCGGGAAAGGGAGTTCCTTGAGGCCAACGAGTTCAGCGTGCTCGACATAAGGGGGCTTGGAATAGAGGACAACACCCAGATTGGGAAACTCGAACCCCACGAGGCCTACCGCCTTGCGAAGGCGAGTTTCATGGACGAGGCCGACGCGGTCTTCATCAGCTGCACGAACCTGAGAACCTTCGAGATAATCGAGCCCCTTGAGGAAGACCTCGGTATCCCGGTAGTTACGAGCAACCAGGCATCGCTGTGGCTGGCACTCAGAGAGATGGACATCATGGAAAGAATCCCCTGGCTTGGAAGGCTCTTCACCGAGTTCTGA
- the pfkC gene encoding ADP-specific phosphofructokinase has protein sequence MGLLDDARELSIYTAYNTNVDAITFLDEETVQGLIDEFGAEAVRKRMDEYPREINEPLDFVARLVHALKTGKPMAVPLVNEELHTWFDSHFKYDIERMGGQAGIIANLLASLDFRRVIVYTPHLARKQAEMFVDRPNLLYPVVEDGRLTFRHPREAYRENDPIKVNRIFEFRAGTTFKLGSERITIPFSGRFIVSARFESIRIYTEPELKPFLPEIGLQVDGAILSGYQGIKLRYSDGKDANHYLREAKRDILLLKREKDVKVHLEFASIQNRELRKKVIYNLFPLVDSVGMDEAEIAHVLNALGYSKLAERIFTYNRIEDTVLGGKILVDEMNLEVLQIHTIYYIMYITHADNPLSEGELRSSLELATTLAAARASLGDITSPEDFKIGMKVPYNEYGEFVKLRFEEAKRRLRTREYKVVIIPTRLVRNPVSTVGLGDTISAGAFTSYLAMLRKKGKL, from the coding sequence ATGGGGCTCCTCGACGATGCCAGGGAACTTTCGATATACACCGCATACAACACGAACGTCGATGCGATAACCTTCCTGGACGAGGAGACGGTGCAGGGCCTGATAGACGAGTTCGGGGCCGAGGCCGTAAGGAAAAGGATGGACGAGTACCCAAGGGAGATAAACGAGCCCCTCGACTTCGTTGCGAGACTCGTTCACGCCCTCAAGACGGGGAAACCCATGGCTGTGCCTCTGGTGAACGAGGAGCTCCACACGTGGTTTGACTCCCACTTCAAATACGACATCGAGAGGATGGGTGGCCAGGCTGGAATAATAGCAAATCTCCTGGCCAGCCTAGATTTCAGGAGGGTGATAGTCTACACCCCCCACCTCGCGAGGAAGCAGGCCGAGATGTTCGTGGACAGGCCGAACCTCCTCTATCCGGTGGTTGAGGACGGGAGGCTGACCTTCAGGCACCCGCGCGAGGCCTACCGCGAGAATGACCCGATAAAGGTGAACCGCATTTTCGAGTTCCGCGCCGGGACGACATTTAAGCTGGGAAGCGAGAGGATCACCATCCCCTTCTCCGGCCGCTTCATAGTCTCGGCGAGGTTTGAGAGCATAAGGATATACACCGAACCGGAGTTGAAGCCCTTCCTGCCGGAAATAGGCCTCCAGGTTGACGGGGCGATCCTTTCAGGTTATCAGGGCATAAAGCTCCGCTATTCGGACGGCAAGGATGCGAACCACTACCTCAGGGAGGCGAAGAGGGACATACTCCTGCTCAAGCGGGAGAAGGACGTTAAAGTTCACCTGGAGTTTGCCTCGATACAGAACCGCGAGCTTAGGAAGAAGGTCATCTACAACCTCTTCCCCCTGGTTGACAGCGTTGGCATGGACGAGGCCGAGATAGCCCACGTCCTCAACGCCCTCGGCTACTCCAAGCTCGCCGAGAGGATATTCACATACAACCGCATAGAGGACACCGTCCTGGGCGGAAAAATCCTCGTGGACGAGATGAACCTCGAGGTGCTCCAGATACACACGATTTACTACATCATGTATATAACCCATGCCGACAACCCGCTCAGTGAAGGAGAGCTGAGGAGCAGTCTTGAGCTCGCAACTACCCTGGCAGCGGCGAGGGCATCCCTCGGGGACATAACTAGCCCGGAGGACTTCAAGATCGGCATGAAAGTCCCGTACAACGAGTACGGCGAATTTGTGAAGCTCCGCTTTGAGGAGGCCAAGAGGCGTCTGAGAACCCGGGAGTACAAGGTCGTCATAATCCCGACGAGACTCGTCAGAAACCCCGTTTCAACGGTCGGTCTGGGCGATACCATTTCCGCTGGGGCATTTACGAGCTACCTAGCGATGCTGAGGAAGAAGGGGAAGCTATGA
- the xerA gene encoding site-specific tyrosine recombinase/integron integrase — translation MELKETLEEYETYLDLEGKSPNTIRMYSYYVGRYLEWGGKPNARSALRFLAKLRRQGYSNKSLNLVVQALRSYFRFEGYDEEAEKLKPPKVPRSLPKALTREEVRKLLSVIPPTRKRDRLIFLLLYGAGLRVSELCNLKKGDVDFERSLIVVRGGKGAKDRVVPIPAFLLGEIKSYLEGRNDDSEYLIVEDRREKKDRITPNTVWYLLRKYGEKAGIKVTPHMLRHSFATHMLENGVDIRAIQELLGHSNLSTTQIYTKVTVEHLRKAQEKARLIEGLME, via the coding sequence ATGGAACTTAAAGAGACGCTTGAGGAGTACGAGACATACCTCGATCTGGAGGGCAAGAGTCCGAACACGATTAGGATGTACTCCTACTATGTGGGACGATACCTGGAGTGGGGCGGAAAACCAAACGCGCGCTCCGCTCTCCGTTTTCTCGCAAAGCTCAGACGTCAGGGCTACTCCAACAAGAGTCTAAACCTCGTCGTCCAGGCCCTCCGCTCCTACTTCCGCTTTGAGGGCTATGATGAGGAAGCCGAAAAGCTCAAGCCTCCAAAGGTCCCACGGAGCCTTCCGAAGGCCCTGACGAGGGAGGAGGTCAGGAAGCTCCTCTCTGTCATTCCCCCAACGAGGAAGCGCGATAGGTTGATATTTCTTCTCCTCTACGGTGCCGGTCTTCGCGTCAGCGAGCTCTGCAACCTCAAGAAGGGCGATGTCGACTTTGAGCGCTCGCTCATAGTCGTCCGCGGAGGAAAGGGCGCCAAAGACAGGGTCGTTCCAATCCCAGCATTCCTCCTTGGAGAGATTAAGTCTTACCTTGAGGGACGCAATGACGACAGTGAATATCTCATCGTCGAAGACAGGCGCGAAAAGAAGGACAGGATTACTCCGAACACCGTGTGGTACCTCCTCAGGAAATACGGTGAAAAAGCTGGGATCAAAGTCACACCTCATATGCTCCGCCACAGCTTTGCCACCCACATGCTCGAAAACGGCGTTGACATAAGGGCCATCCAGGAGCTCCTCGGTCATTCGAACCTTTCAACGACACAGATATACACGAAGGTCACCGTCGAGCATCTGAGAAAGGCCCAGGAAAAGGCGAGGCTGATAGAGGGGTTGATGGAATAA
- a CDS encoding toprim domain-containing protein codes for MAIVDVRILVEGASDVEVVSKALQGLALGSEYNITISSIIPTTNVEIAKSAAAGADLLIIATDADRVGRDLAERLFSELGEMVGHVERMKLPLGHDLEHVDVELVRKELKNTLVRAGLKSLQILPEYMALRNQLLDLKGRYDGLAEEYRKLREEYEALTKTLEELREENTRLKEENEGLKALLESAKNIYRIEEAWKSLFPAEPVPDETYIGKAVEKLGLAGRVIVGQGYIFAEDKGLVDELLRTVYLSLSIREEPGEVPKPPTEEPPRPPKPPEGPGVVEDAEVKPDDIEGLLKGL; via the coding sequence ATGGCCATAGTCGATGTTAGAATTCTGGTTGAAGGCGCGAGCGATGTTGAGGTGGTAAGCAAAGCCCTTCAGGGTCTTGCACTTGGAAGTGAATACAACATAACGATATCCTCGATAATTCCGACAACGAACGTCGAGATAGCAAAGAGTGCCGCCGCTGGAGCGGACCTTTTAATCATCGCGACCGACGCGGATAGGGTTGGAAGGGATCTCGCCGAGAGGCTTTTCAGCGAGCTGGGTGAGATGGTCGGGCACGTTGAAAGAATGAAGCTTCCCCTCGGCCACGATCTGGAGCACGTTGATGTTGAACTCGTCAGGAAGGAGCTTAAGAACACCCTTGTGAGGGCGGGTCTCAAGAGCCTCCAGATACTCCCCGAATACATGGCTCTGAGGAACCAGCTCCTTGACCTCAAGGGGCGCTACGACGGCCTTGCTGAGGAGTACAGGAAACTCCGCGAGGAGTACGAGGCGCTCACAAAGACACTTGAGGAGCTGAGGGAGGAGAACACGAGGCTCAAGGAGGAGAACGAGGGTCTAAAGGCTCTGCTTGAGAGCGCCAAGAACATATACCGCATTGAGGAGGCCTGGAAGTCCCTCTTCCCCGCCGAACCGGTCCCTGACGAGACTTACATAGGAAAAGCCGTTGAGAAGCTCGGTCTGGCTGGTAGGGTTATAGTCGGCCAGGGCTACATCTTTGCCGAGGATAAGGGACTCGTGGACGAGCTTCTCAGGACGGTTTACCTCAGCCTTTCCATCAGGGAGGAGCCCGGGGAAGTTCCCAAACCACCTACGGAGGAGCCACCCAGGCCACCGAAGCCACCCGAGGGGCCGGGGGTCGTTGAGGACGCAGAGGTGAAGCCCGACGACATCGAGGGACTCCTGAAGGGGCTGTGA
- a CDS encoding glycosyltransferase has product METLTGAIDIVVSILHLIWLFSAAVIYPVFFYYIALTMAGLRYNSRFKQPVIPDELPFVTILIPARNEAVVIRDTLLAMANLDYPKDKLEVLLLDDGSTDETVRIAEEVAREHPFIRVVRVEGGGRGKSYVLNYGLKLAKGEVIAVYDADNRPEPGALKGLVAMLSDETPAVTGKVRTINWNRNILTRFICMEYLYFQLAGQSGKSKLYRTAVLPGTNFVIRRDLLEELGGWDEEALAEDLEMSFRIIALGKRIAYNPLAVTWEQEPESWRVWFRQRTRWAAGNVYTVREHIKRFHEIPGWGLRFDLLLTLMVYYLLAIAVIVADVAFVALLITLGNVTWFTGLILSFVYLSFLLEIFAGLYDGKIRSIGCWLLAPLMYYTYSQIWILISLAGLWEARKAKKVWYKTPRTAV; this is encoded by the coding sequence ATGGAAACGCTAACCGGGGCCATAGATATCGTGGTATCTATCCTCCATCTCATCTGGTTATTTTCGGCCGCAGTTATCTACCCGGTGTTTTTCTACTACATAGCTCTGACGATGGCGGGTTTGAGGTACAACTCAAGGTTCAAGCAACCTGTAATCCCGGATGAGCTTCCCTTTGTCACCATCCTCATCCCGGCGAGAAACGAGGCGGTGGTGATAAGGGACACGCTCCTGGCGATGGCAAACCTCGACTATCCCAAGGACAAACTGGAGGTTCTCCTGCTCGACGACGGTTCCACGGACGAGACAGTGAGGATAGCGGAGGAGGTGGCGAGGGAGCATCCCTTCATCAGGGTGGTTCGCGTTGAGGGCGGTGGAAGGGGAAAGAGCTACGTTCTGAACTACGGCCTTAAACTGGCAAAGGGAGAGGTTATAGCGGTCTACGACGCCGACAACAGGCCGGAGCCGGGGGCGCTCAAGGGCCTGGTGGCGATGCTGAGCGACGAGACGCCGGCGGTGACCGGAAAAGTCCGGACGATAAACTGGAACAGGAACATCCTCACACGGTTTATATGCATGGAGTACCTGTACTTCCAGCTGGCCGGCCAGAGCGGAAAGAGCAAACTCTACAGGACGGCCGTACTTCCTGGAACGAACTTCGTAATCAGGAGGGACCTGCTCGAAGAGCTCGGAGGATGGGACGAAGAGGCGCTCGCCGAGGACTTGGAGATGTCCTTCAGGATAATAGCCCTGGGAAAGAGAATAGCCTACAACCCACTCGCGGTCACTTGGGAACAGGAGCCGGAGAGCTGGCGTGTGTGGTTCAGGCAGAGAACCCGCTGGGCGGCCGGAAACGTCTACACCGTGAGGGAGCACATAAAGAGGTTTCACGAGATTCCTGGCTGGGGCCTGCGCTTTGACCTGCTCCTCACGCTGATGGTGTACTACCTCCTTGCGATAGCCGTCATCGTGGCGGACGTGGCCTTCGTGGCACTTTTGATAACCCTCGGAAACGTCACGTGGTTCACGGGGCTTATTCTGAGCTTTGTGTACCTTTCGTTCCTGCTGGAGATTTTCGCAGGCCTCTACGACGGGAAGATAAGGAGCATCGGCTGCTGGCTCCTCGCACCGCTCATGTACTACACATACTCTCAGATATGGATATTAATCTCCCTCGCTGGCCTGTGGGAGGCGAGAAAGGCCAAGAAGGTGTGGTACAAGACGCCGAGAACCGCGGTTTAG
- the sfsA gene encoding DNA/RNA nuclease SfsA, which produces MQVLLKLNVVPCVFLERLNRFVALVKVNGETRKALVTNTGRLEEFMIPGKRAFCFPKRGGKTDFVLLAFEDLGGKGAVIDTRTQAKAFERAVELNLIPWLRDCSIKRKEVRVGKSRLDYLFECPEGEIYAEMKSAVLRGGERGEYAMYPDCPSVRGQKHVRELIGLAKAGKNAMIFFIGAMPGVEKFKPYVKGDPEIAKLLREANKAGVEIRALSLSLLPTGEVILDRPVLRVEL; this is translated from the coding sequence ATGCAGGTTTTGCTGAAACTGAACGTGGTCCCCTGCGTTTTCCTCGAAAGGCTCAACCGCTTCGTGGCGCTTGTCAAAGTCAACGGAGAAACCAGAAAAGCCCTCGTAACCAACACCGGTCGCTTGGAGGAATTCATGATTCCGGGAAAGAGGGCCTTCTGTTTCCCGAAGAGAGGGGGCAAGACCGATTTCGTTCTGCTCGCTTTTGAAGACCTGGGCGGAAAGGGAGCGGTGATAGACACGAGGACTCAGGCGAAGGCCTTCGAGAGGGCCGTTGAGCTTAACCTTATCCCCTGGCTGAGGGACTGCTCAATAAAAAGGAAGGAAGTCCGCGTCGGCAAATCTCGCCTCGACTACCTCTTCGAGTGTCCCGAGGGAGAGATATACGCCGAGATGAAGAGCGCCGTTCTCAGGGGTGGTGAGAGGGGCGAGTACGCGATGTACCCCGACTGCCCAAGCGTCAGGGGTCAAAAGCACGTCAGGGAGCTGATAGGGCTTGCAAAGGCAGGGAAAAACGCGATGATCTTCTTTATCGGAGCGATGCCTGGCGTAGAGAAGTTCAAGCCGTACGTCAAAGGCGATCCGGAGATAGCGAAGCTCCTAAGGGAGGCCAACAAGGCGGGCGTTGAAATCCGGGCGCTCAGCCTGTCCCTCCTTCCCACCGGCGAGGTGATCCTGGATAGACCTGTTCTTAGGGTGGAGCTCTAA
- a CDS encoding M42 family metallopeptidase, producing MVDYELLKRIIEAPGVSGYEFLGVRDVVIEAFKPYVDEIKVDKLGNVIAHKEGKGPKVMLAGHMDQIGLMVTHIEKNGFLRVAPVGGVDPRTLIAQRFKVWVGPNEFIYGVGGSVPPHIQKPEQRNKAPTWDQVFIDIGAESKEEAEEMGVKIGTVITWDGRLERLGKHRLVSIAHDDRIAVYTLVEAARQLSETDADVYFVATVQEEVGLRGAKVSAFGIDPDYGFALDVTIAADVPGTPEHKQITQLGKGVAIKIMDRSVICHPTIVRWMEEIAKKHEIPYQWDILTGGGTDAGAIHLNKAGVPSGGISIPARYIHSNTEVVDERDVDAAVKLTVKVLEEIPGLKL from the coding sequence ATGGTTGACTACGAACTTCTCAAAAGGATTATAGAGGCGCCGGGCGTTTCCGGCTACGAGTTTCTTGGCGTCAGGGACGTCGTCATCGAGGCCTTCAAGCCCTACGTCGACGAGATTAAGGTTGACAAGCTCGGCAACGTCATAGCCCACAAGGAGGGGAAGGGGCCGAAGGTCATGCTCGCCGGCCACATGGACCAGATTGGCCTGATGGTGACCCACATCGAGAAGAACGGCTTCCTCCGCGTCGCCCCCGTTGGAGGAGTAGACCCGAGGACGCTGATAGCCCAGCGCTTCAAGGTCTGGGTTGGGCCGAACGAGTTCATCTACGGCGTTGGTGGAAGCGTTCCGCCCCACATCCAGAAACCGGAGCAGAGGAACAAGGCCCCGACCTGGGACCAGGTCTTCATTGACATCGGAGCGGAGAGCAAAGAGGAAGCCGAGGAGATGGGGGTTAAGATAGGCACCGTCATCACCTGGGACGGAAGGCTTGAGAGGCTCGGCAAGCACCGCCTTGTTAGCATCGCCCACGACGACAGGATAGCGGTCTACACCCTCGTTGAGGCCGCGAGACAGTTGAGCGAGACCGATGCGGATGTTTACTTCGTCGCCACCGTCCAGGAGGAGGTCGGTCTCCGCGGTGCAAAGGTTTCGGCCTTTGGCATAGACCCCGACTACGGCTTCGCCCTCGACGTAACCATAGCGGCCGATGTTCCCGGAACGCCGGAGCACAAGCAGATAACTCAGCTCGGGAAGGGCGTCGCGATCAAGATAATGGACCGCTCCGTCATCTGCCACCCGACCATCGTCAGGTGGATGGAAGAGATAGCCAAGAAGCACGAGATACCCTACCAATGGGATATCCTCACCGGCGGAGGGACGGACGCTGGAGCAATACACCTCAACAAAGCCGGCGTCCCGAGCGGCGGTATAAGCATTCCGGCAAGATACATCCACTCCAACACCGAAGTTGTGGACGAGCGCGACGTCGATGCCGCCGTCAAGCTAACCGTCAAGGTTCTTGAGGAGATTCCGGGGCTGAAGCTCTGA
- a CDS encoding helicase C-terminal domain-containing protein has product MSDAGEGFEYFPYEELRPHQREFIDLVAEAVKNGENAIIEAPTGFGKTVSVLAGILPHAKEMGYKVLYLARTHRQMDRVIEELKAINRKSPVSGVELRSRKDLCLHTYLTQFTSDAYTAMVVCKNLKKLGKCEFYENEKKKKIEFDELVKFFLGEPSHPAEILNYAETLELCPYDLTRRVAEKADVIVASYLYLLSPSIRENFMSSLDVDYSDLIVVFDEAHNLPDQAISALSDRISIHTVNRAIKEADEYNEHEIANFLSIFGRGLEILYDEKLKDRDVQETPIQPELVFAHVVDILSLDTRRLVRILNDMVAVGDAIREDRIEKGKPPRSYIGRVGEFLLFWLSLIGREDYLFLMSRDKGLSLELVALDPSKALSFIKNVQSTVFMSGTLTPMEAFRDVMGIEKAKLKKFPRMVKRENAQVLVAKDVSTRGDERSLQVYRRMVEYIVDAVRLIPKNVGVFTASYEVLQGLLSANLQVRLEETGKAIFIEKQGASSAENDAMVASFKAHAKGNGAVLLGVMGGRNSEGQDYSGDEMNGVILVGIPYARPTPRVQAQIRYFERKFPGKGRYYGYYLPAHRKLVQAAGRVHRSAEEKGSIVVLDYRLLWNSIKKDLPDWMRESIRPVDRERMRLYLRRFWEAR; this is encoded by the coding sequence ATGAGTGATGCCGGCGAAGGGTTCGAGTACTTTCCCTACGAGGAGCTAAGGCCCCACCAGAGGGAATTCATAGACCTCGTTGCGGAGGCTGTTAAAAACGGGGAGAACGCCATAATAGAGGCTCCAACGGGATTCGGAAAGACCGTGAGCGTTCTGGCGGGAATCCTCCCCCATGCCAAGGAAATGGGCTACAAGGTTCTCTACCTGGCCAGAACCCACAGGCAGATGGACAGGGTTATAGAGGAGTTGAAGGCGATAAACCGGAAGAGCCCCGTTTCCGGCGTAGAGTTACGGAGCAGGAAAGACCTGTGCCTTCATACGTACCTCACCCAGTTCACGAGCGATGCATACACCGCCATGGTCGTCTGCAAGAACCTGAAGAAGCTTGGAAAATGCGAGTTCTACGAGAACGAGAAGAAGAAAAAGATCGAGTTCGACGAGCTGGTGAAGTTCTTCCTGGGTGAGCCGAGTCATCCGGCGGAGATTCTAAACTATGCGGAAACCCTGGAGCTTTGTCCCTACGACCTAACGAGAAGGGTGGCCGAGAAGGCCGACGTTATAGTTGCCAGCTACCTGTACCTCCTCAGCCCCTCGATAAGGGAGAACTTCATGAGCTCGCTCGACGTTGACTACTCCGACCTGATAGTCGTCTTTGACGAGGCCCACAACCTGCCGGATCAGGCCATCTCGGCCCTAAGCGACAGGATAAGCATACACACGGTTAACAGGGCCATAAAGGAGGCAGACGAGTACAACGAGCACGAGATAGCCAACTTTCTCAGCATCTTTGGCAGGGGACTGGAGATACTTTACGACGAAAAGCTCAAGGACAGGGACGTTCAGGAAACCCCGATTCAGCCGGAGCTCGTCTTCGCCCACGTCGTTGACATCCTGAGCCTCGACACCAGAAGGCTCGTCAGGATACTGAACGACATGGTAGCCGTTGGCGACGCCATAAGGGAGGACAGGATAGAGAAGGGAAAGCCCCCACGCTCCTACATCGGCCGCGTTGGGGAGTTCCTGCTCTTCTGGCTCTCACTCATCGGACGGGAGGACTACCTCTTCCTCATGAGCAGGGATAAAGGCCTGAGCCTTGAGCTGGTCGCCCTGGATCCCTCGAAAGCCCTGAGCTTCATCAAAAACGTCCAGAGCACGGTGTTCATGTCGGGGACCCTGACCCCGATGGAGGCCTTTCGCGATGTCATGGGTATCGAGAAAGCCAAGCTGAAGAAGTTCCCGAGGATGGTAAAGCGCGAGAACGCACAGGTTCTGGTTGCCAAGGACGTCTCGACCCGCGGCGATGAGCGCTCCCTCCAAGTTTACAGGCGCATGGTGGAGTACATCGTCGATGCTGTCAGGCTGATACCGAAGAACGTCGGCGTCTTTACGGCTTCCTATGAGGTCCTCCAGGGGCTTCTCTCGGCGAACCTGCAGGTTCGTCTCGAGGAGACCGGAAAGGCTATATTCATTGAGAAGCAGGGAGCCAGCTCGGCGGAGAACGACGCGATGGTGGCGAGCTTCAAGGCCCACGCAAAGGGCAACGGCGCGGTTCTGCTCGGTGTAATGGGCGGCAGGAACAGCGAGGGGCAGGACTACAGCGGTGACGAGATGAACGGGGTTATACTCGTTGGAATTCCTTACGCGAGGCCAACGCCGAGGGTTCAGGCCCAGATAAGGTACTTCGAGCGGAAGTTCCCCGGAAAGGGGCGCTACTACGGTTACTATCTGCCCGCCCACAGGAAGCTCGTCCAGGCCGCCGGGAGGGTGCATCGCTCGGCCGAGGAGAAGGGCAGCATAGTGGTTCTCGACTACCGCCTGCTGTGGAACTCCATCAAGAAGGACCTCCCCGACTGGATGCGTGAGAGTATAAGGCCCGTGGACCGCGAGAGAATGAGGCTGTACCTGAGACGGTTCTGGGAAGCGCGCTGA
- a CDS encoding transglutaminase-like domain-containing protein, translated as MTWTNPLVKWENATISLPSQDAELNCPGILWRYLLKDALECMLSGKELDVISPLAEQLKGENLPQSVWNVLEWEGEWLSYDWEKASQPFAKVIIYPDGRQEVVEGQNNTIQTPYETIMRRKGVCTDYTILTDALLLAMNHSPVYAMAINLTDLGHATALVKIGGWYFALDQHLPPMDLGAYYRYWERQGSTIINSTLYEITPGENQANVKNLGTIRGEEFLKQDYTMTDADARNLAYSMMNVFYGDFGLKADDSLTSLSDGRLPKGYKAGWTWGVTYYHLADYYHPFFQEQYTEWLVSQMLSNQEFSSYVQKSNSLWIEVKIEGNDLVVTIYLGSS; from the coding sequence GTGACCTGGACAAATCCCCTCGTGAAATGGGAGAACGCAACGATATCCCTGCCAAGCCAGGACGCCGAGCTCAACTGTCCGGGAATACTCTGGCGCTATCTCCTGAAGGATGCCCTCGAATGCATGCTGAGCGGAAAGGAGCTCGATGTGATTTCACCCCTAGCAGAGCAACTGAAGGGTGAGAACCTGCCACAAAGCGTCTGGAACGTTCTGGAGTGGGAGGGGGAGTGGCTGAGCTACGACTGGGAAAAGGCCAGCCAGCCCTTTGCGAAGGTCATAATATACCCCGACGGCAGGCAGGAGGTCGTTGAGGGGCAGAACAACACCATTCAGACCCCCTACGAGACGATAATGCGGAGAAAGGGAGTGTGCACCGACTACACGATCCTAACCGATGCCCTCCTTCTCGCGATGAACCACTCGCCGGTATATGCAATGGCGATAAACCTCACCGACCTCGGGCATGCAACGGCGCTGGTGAAGATAGGCGGCTGGTACTTTGCCCTTGACCAGCACCTCCCCCCGATGGATCTTGGCGCCTACTACCGCTACTGGGAGAGACAGGGGAGTACGATAATCAACTCCACGCTCTACGAGATAACGCCCGGCGAAAACCAGGCAAACGTGAAAAACCTGGGAACGATCAGAGGGGAGGAGTTCCTCAAGCAGGACTACACGATGACTGACGCTGACGCCAGGAACCTGGCCTACTCAATGATGAACGTTTTCTACGGCGATTTTGGCCTGAAAGCCGACGACTCCCTGACCAGTCTCTCGGACGGAAGGCTTCCCAAGGGCTACAAAGCGGGCTGGACGTGGGGAGTCACGTACTATCACCTGGCCGACTACTACCACCCATTCTTCCAGGAACAATACACCGAGTGGCTAGTTTCCCAGATGCTCTCAAACCAGGAGTTCTCAAGCTACGTTCAGAAAAGCAACAGCCTGTGGATAGAGGTTAAGATAGAGGGCAACGACCTCGTCGTCACCATCTACCTCGGGAGTTCTTAG